One part of the Flavobacterium johnsoniae UW101 genome encodes these proteins:
- a CDS encoding TetR/AcrR family transcriptional regulator, with product MAKGEETRQFIIEKAAPIFNTKGIAATSMSDIMEATKLSKGSMYVHFENKEVLACAAVDHNMKILSSKLQNALSGSSTSKEALFAYIDFFSNPTHPPVIGGCPLLNFGTEADDTNPIVKEKVNSAIKQGQQLLSGIIEKGIANKEFKKDFNPSEFATAMFAMLEGGHLMARVSGSNDKMEIVAKTLKNLIEQNTI from the coding sequence ATGGCAAAAGGTGAAGAAACCAGACAGTTTATTATAGAAAAAGCGGCTCCTATTTTTAACACAAAAGGAATTGCAGCTACTTCTATGAGCGATATTATGGAGGCAACCAAATTGTCTAAAGGAAGCATGTATGTTCATTTTGAAAATAAAGAAGTATTGGCCTGCGCTGCTGTCGATCATAATATGAAAATATTAAGCTCTAAACTTCAAAATGCCTTAAGTGGAAGCTCAACATCTAAAGAAGCTTTATTTGCTTATATTGATTTTTTCAGCAATCCTACTCACCCGCCCGTTATTGGCGGCTGTCCTTTATTGAATTTCGGAACTGAGGCTGATGACACGAACCCAATTGTAAAAGAAAAAGTTAACAGCGCTATTAAACAAGGACAACAATTATTATCCGGCATTATAGAAAAAGGAATTGCCAATAAAGAATTTAAAAAAGATTTTAACCCGTCAGAATTTGCCACTGCAATGTTTGCAATGCTAGAAGGCGGTCATTTAATGGCCAGAGTTTCTGGCAGTAATGATAAAATGGAAATCGTAGCCAAAACGCTTAAAAATTTAATTGAACAAAACACTATCTAA